From Granulicella cerasi, a single genomic window includes:
- a CDS encoding L-ribulose-5-phosphate 4-epimerase, whose translation MLEKLKEETLEANLDLVRRGLVLYTWGNASGIDREQGLVVIKPSGVDYDSLRPEQMVVTDLEGKVVEGTHRPSSDLMTHVALYKAFEGIGGVVHTHSENATAWAQSGRDIPALGTTHADYFHGPIPCTRELTDDEINGEYVLNTGLAIIERFQEIDPLAVPGVIVAGHAPFAWGKNAMDAAHNAVVLEAVAKMAFMTVMLNEKAGVSQALLDRHYFRKHGANATYGQK comes from the coding sequence ATGCTTGAAAAGCTGAAAGAAGAAACGCTCGAAGCCAACCTTGACCTCGTCCGCCGCGGACTCGTGCTCTACACATGGGGCAACGCCAGCGGCATCGATCGCGAGCAGGGTCTGGTCGTCATCAAGCCGAGCGGCGTTGACTATGACTCGCTTCGCCCTGAGCAGATGGTCGTCACCGACCTCGAGGGTAAGGTCGTCGAAGGCACGCACCGCCCTTCGAGCGATCTGATGACCCACGTTGCGCTCTACAAGGCCTTCGAAGGTATCGGTGGAGTCGTGCACACGCACTCCGAAAATGCTACCGCATGGGCGCAGTCCGGCCGCGACATCCCCGCACTCGGCACCACGCATGCGGACTACTTCCACGGCCCCATTCCCTGCACGCGCGAGCTCACCGATGATGAGATCAACGGCGAGTACGTCCTGAATACCGGTCTCGCCATCATCGAGCGCTTTCAAGAGATCGACCCACTCGCTGTTCCCGGCGTCATCGTCGCAGGTCATGCGCCCTTTGCCTGGGGCAAGAACGCCATGGACGCAGCGCATAACGCGGTCGTGCTCGAAGCCGTCGCCAAGATGGCTTTCATGACCGTGATGCTCAACGAAAAGGCAGGCGTTTCGCAGGCCCTGCTCGATCGCCATTACTTCCGCAAGCACGGCGCCAACGCCACCTACGGGCAGAAGTAG
- a CDS encoding ribulokinase: MAIAAGADFGTLSVRVTLLDSERGRLGTATAPYPLHRRREDPDYATQSHDDQMNALVAATRQVIADTGVNGQEIVAFALDTTGSSVLIVDEAMQPLGEYYLWCDHRAHKEARQITRLAHETNLEAIEWCGGVYSHEWGWAKLLHWLRNAAPEERANFGTALEHCDMVAATLTGVQRPADLKRSVCAMGHKWMWNPKWDGLPSEEFLTQLDPLLAGVREKIGGEYLTSDHLYGGISEEWATKMGLKPGTIVPVGAFDAHWDALGAGCKEGDVVNVVGTSTCIIAMAQKTELVPGVCGVVPGSVHPQLTGIEAGLSAVGDIFEAIAKRANTTVKDLAKGLEDYRAGQTGLLRLSWDNGDRTVLVNPELGGVTLGWNMIHTAQDELHAAIEGTAFHTRIILERMAEYGVPVERVINGGGIPQNNLTLNHIYANVLNKPVLVPDGIPTSLGSGIVALTAAGVYPSIEAAQEKLCLPFRTYMPQPEAVAIYERLYQLYRKVYFGLGSADAPAVALGEVLPELRRIAKDSLAQSASD; the protein is encoded by the coding sequence ATGGCCATTGCAGCAGGAGCAGATTTCGGCACCCTCAGCGTTCGAGTAACGCTGCTTGACTCAGAACGCGGCCGCCTCGGCACCGCCACCGCGCCGTATCCGCTGCATCGCCGCCGCGAAGACCCTGACTACGCTACGCAGTCTCACGATGACCAGATGAATGCGCTCGTCGCGGCAACCAGGCAAGTCATCGCAGACACCGGCGTCAACGGCCAGGAGATTGTCGCCTTCGCGCTCGATACCACCGGCTCCAGCGTGCTCATCGTCGACGAAGCCATGCAGCCGCTCGGCGAGTACTACCTGTGGTGCGACCATCGGGCACACAAGGAAGCGCGCCAGATCACCAGGCTCGCGCACGAGACCAACCTCGAAGCCATCGAGTGGTGCGGCGGCGTCTATTCGCATGAGTGGGGCTGGGCGAAGCTGTTGCATTGGCTGCGCAACGCTGCACCTGAAGAGCGCGCAAACTTCGGCACTGCGCTCGAGCACTGCGACATGGTCGCGGCCACGCTCACCGGAGTGCAGAGGCCCGCAGACCTGAAGCGCTCCGTCTGCGCGATGGGCCACAAATGGATGTGGAATCCGAAGTGGGACGGACTGCCCAGCGAAGAGTTCCTCACGCAGCTCGATCCCCTGCTCGCGGGCGTTCGCGAAAAGATCGGCGGCGAATACCTCACCTCCGATCACCTCTATGGCGGCATCAGCGAAGAATGGGCCACAAAGATGGGCCTCAAGCCCGGAACCATCGTCCCCGTCGGCGCCTTCGACGCACATTGGGATGCGCTCGGTGCAGGCTGCAAGGAAGGCGATGTCGTCAACGTCGTCGGCACCTCCACCTGCATCATCGCAATGGCGCAGAAGACCGAACTCGTCCCCGGAGTCTGCGGTGTCGTGCCCGGCAGCGTGCACCCGCAACTCACGGGTATCGAAGCTGGGCTCTCGGCCGTTGGCGACATCTTTGAAGCCATCGCCAAGCGCGCCAATACGACGGTGAAAGACCTCGCCAAGGGGCTGGAAGATTACCGCGCCGGACAAACAGGCCTCCTCCGCCTGAGCTGGGACAACGGCGACCGCACCGTGCTCGTGAACCCGGAGCTCGGCGGCGTCACGCTCGGCTGGAACATGATCCACACGGCGCAGGACGAGCTTCACGCAGCGATCGAAGGCACCGCCTTCCACACACGCATCATCCTTGAACGCATGGCCGAGTACGGCGTGCCCGTCGAGCGCGTCATCAACGGTGGCGGCATCCCGCAGAACAACCTCACACTCAACCACATCTACGCCAACGTGCTGAACAAGCCCGTACTCGTTCCCGACGGCATCCCCACCAGCCTCGGATCGGGCATCGTCGCGCTCACTGCGGCGGGTGTTTATCCGTCGATCGAAGCTGCGCAGGAAAAGCTCTGCCTGCCCTTCCGTACGTACATGCCGCAGCCTGAGGCGGTTGCGATCTACGAGCGCTTGTATCAGCTCTATCGCAAGGTGTACTTCGGTCTCGGCTCAGCCGATGCGCCCGCCGTCGCGCTCGGCGAAGTGCTGCCGGAACTCCGCCGCATTGCGAAAGACTCGCTCGCACAAAGCGCGTCGGACTAG
- a CDS encoding MFS transporter yields the protein MNSSARKILWLYPLFFVTGIATVLQGVLLPALARGHELHLANTATGLAVQFGGQLVGPMIPWRRPMRGLAWGGLITAIAAALLSFGGAWMLAWLAVYGLGLGIAMTMANVLVGQGCEEHERASRLELLNIFWPIGAACTGWWTAHISQARLAILPWQCLAAALAIAAMYAFAQGGGAEQAASEDVREAVARPRLLAGLAFLALLAVGIETGLANWLPSYAARYQSSWWLGVLPLGSVFWTGILLGRVVAAKVLHDRKPHWLLLPLTMAMCALSTWALVVVQSGMLMVLAAGVAAMGVSAIYPAVLAEAMTLRGRGVVFVSAGIGSALLPWIIGRIALRTESLRTAFGSMAVAGVVLALGLVAAQRREDVR from the coding sequence ATGAACTCCAGCGCACGCAAAATCCTGTGGCTCTATCCTCTGTTTTTCGTGACAGGGATTGCGACTGTGTTGCAGGGCGTGTTGCTGCCGGCGCTGGCGCGGGGACATGAGCTGCATCTGGCAAACACCGCGACGGGGCTGGCCGTGCAGTTTGGCGGGCAGCTCGTAGGGCCGATGATTCCGTGGCGGCGTCCGATGCGCGGACTGGCCTGGGGTGGCTTGATTACGGCGATTGCCGCCGCGCTGCTGAGTTTCGGCGGTGCGTGGATGCTCGCATGGCTGGCGGTCTATGGCCTCGGGCTCGGCATCGCGATGACGATGGCGAATGTGCTCGTGGGGCAAGGGTGCGAGGAGCATGAGCGCGCTTCGCGGCTGGAGCTGCTGAACATCTTCTGGCCGATCGGCGCAGCGTGCACCGGATGGTGGACCGCGCACATCTCGCAGGCCCGGTTGGCGATCCTGCCTTGGCAATGTCTGGCCGCCGCGCTTGCGATCGCGGCGATGTACGCCTTTGCGCAAGGCGGAGGAGCGGAGCAGGCGGCGAGTGAAGACGTGCGGGAGGCCGTGGCGAGGCCGCGTCTGCTCGCGGGGCTGGCGTTCCTCGCGCTGCTGGCCGTAGGCATCGAGACGGGGCTGGCCAACTGGCTGCCCAGCTACGCGGCGCGGTATCAGAGCTCGTGGTGGCTTGGCGTGCTTCCGCTTGGAAGCGTCTTTTGGACGGGCATTTTGCTCGGGCGCGTAGTCGCTGCGAAGGTCCTGCATGATCGCAAGCCGCATTGGCTGCTACTGCCGTTGACGATGGCGATGTGTGCGCTGAGCACATGGGCGCTGGTCGTGGTGCAGAGCGGTATGTTGATGGTGCTTGCGGCAGGCGTCGCGGCGATGGGCGTGTCGGCGATCTATCCGGCTGTGCTGGCGGAGGCGATGACGCTGCGCGGACGCGGCGTGGTTTTTGTCTCAGCAGGAATCGGGAGCGCGCTGTTGCCGTGGATCATCGGGCGCATCGCGTTGCGTACGGAGTCGCTGCGGACGGCGTTTGGATCGATGGCCGTGGCGGGCGTCGTGCTGGCGCTGGGGCTGGTGGCCGCGCAGCGCCGTGAGGATGTGCGCTAG
- a CDS encoding choice-of-anchor D domain-containing protein, translating into MFRHSRFAVALFAFITSTLLAGCGSGVVPSSGTATDVPIATLNTSSQISFGTVAVGQTGTAQSITLTNSGKATLVISGVVLNDTTNFSMANSCGASLAAGASCQIAANFKPSTAATFSSTIVITDNSNNVSGSTQTITLTGIGGSTTSTAPVAELSATTPLDFGSVSAGSTGTAQSFTLSNTGNATLNIASIVLSDTTNFTWTNACGATLAAGANCQITANFKPSSTGTYTATITITDNSYNITGSTQTVALNGAGTAAIVPQATLSPTALTFPDTDAGVTSSPLTATLTNSGNGPLTISNIASTNTANFTVTNTCGATLAAGASCTLSITFTPTTSGTSYTGSVVITDNAGNVTGATQTLSLGGKGTTATGAVLTLTPSSLTFPATNVGSSSTPQTLTLTNTSSTASVNISSIAVTGGATASSFSQTNTCGTTLAANASCTISVTFSPTIAGTFLAYVTVTDTATNSPQTATLNATGAAATLALSSNALNFTSTKIGTTATLSTTLSNTGAATANLSSITLAGSSNYVKSTTCGTTLAGGASCTLSVAYTPTSTSTDTGTITITSSNATNSPLTVSITGSGTNAAVTYNLYELPDPGTGQPGAGLLTAVYGLIDNAQSTLDMTMYALNDATTLSKLVSACGRGVKVRAVLDQNSEKSQNATSYSTLNSTTNCAAVWANKAFSVTHEKSLVVDNSKMALMSLNLQSAYYSTTRDFAMVYNDPADIAAVEATFNMDYAAGTPSSGVAGASDFSYSPGAGTDLIWSPTTAKQKMLDIINNATTTLVIEAEELTNSASYITSAVTSACSRGVTVKIIVENVSHAYDTQMTALKSGGCAPRQYTSSSGFYVHAKAVVADYGLPTQTVYLGSINYSNASMTANRELGMNISDQASVTILYNTMTTDWNGAAIY; encoded by the coding sequence ATGTTTCGTCACAGCCGTTTTGCCGTAGCCCTCTTCGCGTTCATCACCTCTACTCTCCTCGCAGGATGCGGTAGTGGAGTGGTCCCCTCCAGCGGCACGGCCACTGACGTGCCCATCGCGACGTTGAACACCTCGTCGCAGATCTCTTTCGGCACGGTTGCCGTGGGGCAAACGGGAACCGCCCAGTCGATCACGCTGACGAACTCCGGCAAGGCGACGCTGGTCATCTCCGGCGTGGTGCTCAACGACACGACAAACTTCAGCATGGCCAACAGCTGCGGAGCCTCGCTCGCCGCTGGCGCGAGCTGCCAGATAGCAGCTAACTTCAAGCCGTCAACCGCAGCCACGTTCTCCTCGACCATCGTCATCACCGACAACAGCAACAACGTGTCCGGCTCGACGCAGACCATCACGCTTACCGGCATCGGTGGCAGCACCACATCCACCGCCCCGGTCGCCGAACTGAGCGCGACCACACCGCTCGACTTCGGTTCCGTCTCTGCGGGGTCCACCGGCACAGCGCAGTCGTTCACGCTCTCCAACACCGGAAACGCCACGCTGAACATCGCAAGCATCGTCCTCAGCGATACGACGAACTTCACATGGACCAACGCTTGCGGCGCTACACTCGCGGCCGGCGCAAACTGTCAGATCACGGCGAACTTCAAGCCGTCCTCCACCGGCACCTACACCGCGACCATCACGATCACCGACAACAGCTACAACATCACCGGCTCAACGCAGACGGTGGCGCTCAACGGCGCGGGCACTGCCGCAATCGTTCCACAGGCCACTCTGAGTCCCACCGCACTTACCTTCCCCGATACCGACGCTGGCGTGACCTCCTCGCCGCTCACCGCCACGCTCACCAACAGCGGCAACGGCCCGCTCACCATCTCGAACATTGCGAGCACCAACACGGCGAACTTCACGGTGACCAACACCTGCGGCGCTACGCTCGCAGCCGGAGCAAGCTGCACGCTCTCCATCACCTTTACGCCGACTACCTCAGGCACGAGCTACACGGGCAGCGTCGTCATCACCGACAACGCAGGCAACGTCACCGGGGCAACGCAGACGCTTTCTCTCGGCGGCAAGGGCACAACGGCTACGGGCGCGGTCCTCACATTGACGCCCTCTTCGCTCACCTTCCCGGCGACCAACGTCGGCTCCAGCTCGACGCCACAAACGCTGACGCTGACGAACACCAGCTCGACAGCATCGGTCAACATCAGCAGCATTGCCGTCACCGGTGGCGCTACAGCAAGCTCCTTCTCGCAGACCAATACCTGCGGCACCACGCTTGCGGCCAATGCGTCCTGCACCATCAGCGTTACCTTCAGCCCGACGATCGCAGGCACCTTCCTCGCCTACGTCACCGTCACCGACACCGCGACGAACTCGCCGCAGACCGCTACGCTGAATGCAACCGGCGCCGCTGCAACGCTCGCACTGTCGTCAAACGCCCTGAACTTCACCTCCACGAAGATCGGCACGACGGCCACGCTGAGCACCACGCTCTCCAACACCGGTGCGGCCACGGCGAATCTCTCCAGCATCACGCTTGCAGGCAGTTCGAACTACGTGAAGTCCACCACCTGCGGCACCACGCTCGCAGGCGGCGCATCCTGCACCCTCTCCGTCGCCTACACTCCCACGTCCACCTCGACGGACACGGGTACGATCACCATCACGAGCTCCAACGCCACGAACTCGCCACTCACGGTCTCCATCACCGGCTCTGGCACCAACGCGGCGGTGACGTACAACCTCTATGAGCTGCCAGATCCCGGCACCGGCCAGCCTGGCGCTGGCCTGCTCACCGCTGTTTACGGCCTCATCGACAACGCGCAGTCAACGCTCGACATGACGATGTACGCCCTGAACGACGCGACCACGCTTTCAAAGCTCGTCTCCGCCTGCGGTCGTGGTGTGAAGGTGCGCGCGGTGCTTGACCAGAACAGCGAAAAGTCGCAAAACGCAACCTCCTACAGCACGCTGAACTCAACGACCAACTGCGCTGCCGTCTGGGCAAACAAGGCCTTCAGTGTGACCCATGAGAAGAGCCTGGTCGTCGACAACTCCAAGATGGCGCTCATGAGCCTCAACCTGCAGTCGGCCTACTACAGCACGACGCGTGACTTCGCGATGGTCTACAACGACCCCGCCGATATCGCCGCCGTAGAGGCCACCTTCAACATGGACTACGCCGCAGGAACGCCGTCTTCTGGCGTCGCGGGAGCCAGCGACTTCAGCTACTCCCCCGGTGCGGGCACCGACCTCATCTGGAGCCCGACCACCGCGAAGCAGAAGATGCTCGACATCATCAACAACGCCACCACGACGCTGGTCATTGAAGCGGAAGAGCTCACGAACTCCGCCAGTTACATCACCAGCGCCGTAACCTCGGCGTGCTCGCGCGGAGTCACCGTCAAGATCATCGTCGAGAACGTGAGCCACGCTTACGACACGCAGATGACCGCGCTCAAGAGCGGCGGGTGTGCCCCGCGTCAGTACACCTCCAGCTCAGGCTTCTACGTCCACGCTAAGGCTGTCGTAGCCGACTACGGGCTGCCCACGCAGACCGTCTACCTCGGTTCGATCAACTACTCGAACGCCTCCATGACCGCGAACCGCGAGCTTGGCATGAACATCTCCGATCAAGCCAGCGTCACGATTCTGTACAACACCATGACTACCGACTGGAACGGCGCGGCAATTTACTAG
- a CDS encoding enoyl-ACP reductase FabI, producing MINLEGKVAVVFGVANKRSIAYSICEKLATAGATLVISYQSERLRKDSEELLASLGQAEKGLLVQCDVADDAQIDAAFEQIAARFPVVHTLVHSIGFAPADAIKNDFLLTKREDFKIAHDISVYSFIALARAVAPLMTEGGSLLTLTYYGADKVFPNYNVMGVAKAGLEASVRYLAASLGTKNIRVNGISAGPIKTLAARGIGDFTTILDEVTKRAPLHRNVEQAEVANTALFLSSDLASGITGEITFVDCGFNVTGI from the coding sequence ATGATCAATCTCGAAGGCAAAGTCGCCGTTGTGTTCGGCGTCGCCAACAAGCGCTCCATCGCTTACTCCATTTGCGAGAAGCTCGCTACCGCAGGCGCGACGCTCGTCATCAGCTATCAGTCCGAGCGCCTACGTAAGGACTCCGAAGAGCTCCTCGCCTCGCTCGGCCAGGCGGAGAAGGGCCTGCTCGTGCAGTGCGATGTCGCCGACGACGCGCAGATTGACGCAGCCTTCGAACAAATCGCAGCGCGCTTCCCCGTCGTCCACACGCTCGTGCACTCCATTGGTTTCGCTCCGGCTGACGCCATCAAGAACGACTTCCTGCTGACCAAGCGCGAAGACTTCAAGATCGCCCACGACATCAGCGTCTACTCCTTCATCGCGCTCGCACGCGCTGTGGCTCCGCTGATGACCGAAGGCGGCTCGCTGCTCACGCTCACCTACTACGGTGCAGACAAGGTCTTCCCAAACTACAACGTGATGGGCGTCGCGAAGGCTGGCCTCGAAGCTTCAGTGCGTTACCTCGCGGCATCGCTTGGCACCAAGAACATCCGCGTCAACGGCATCTCCGCTGGCCCCATCAAGACGCTCGCCGCACGCGGCATCGGCGACTTCACCACGATCCTCGATGAAGTCACCAAGCGCGCACCGCTGCACCGCAACGTCGAGCAGGCAGAGGTCGCCAACACGGCGCTCTTCCTCTCAAGCGATCTCGCCAGCGGCATCACCGGCGAAATCACCTTCGTCGATTGCGGCTTCAACGTCACCGGCATCTAG
- a CDS encoding metal-dependent hydrolase family protein: MTLRRALTLALVVASSSAFAQQPIVLHAAHLLDVADGKLLTPGEVLVEGERIKEAGAHVTHPANARTIDLGNSTLMPGLIDAHTHLFLHPGNEGLQTVEESIPQRTLTAAAAAKADLLAGFTAERDMGTEGAKCADVAVRNAINHGEIPGPRMRVSCNAIDILGGHEDAIGFNPEQHVLSNADFANNEAELIPLMREQHKEGSDFFKLYETGKDSLVGDEFHSPYQYTEAELAAAVAEAHRMGTTVGVHCTSDPGALYAARAGVASIDHADQLSPETMKLMREKNIFAVPTFAVVEYFAAHAEKPASAARLKAMDAYHREQFKKQLAAGVPFAVGSDVGPFPHGTQAREYELMAEYGMTNAQVLHAGLINGAKLLGWADSIGQLKPGFYADIIAVPGDPLTNIHVLTTPTFVMKNGDVIRDK, translated from the coding sequence ATGACTCTTCGCCGCGCCCTCACGCTCGCACTCGTCGTTGCCTCCTCTTCAGCCTTCGCGCAACAGCCCATCGTGCTGCACGCTGCGCATCTGCTCGACGTCGCCGACGGCAAACTCCTCACTCCCGGCGAAGTGCTCGTCGAAGGCGAACGCATCAAGGAAGCAGGCGCGCACGTCACGCATCCTGCGAATGCCAGGACGATCGACCTCGGCAACAGCACGCTGATGCCCGGCCTCATCGACGCACATACGCACCTCTTCCTGCATCCCGGTAACGAAGGCCTACAGACAGTCGAAGAGTCGATCCCGCAGCGCACACTCACTGCGGCCGCTGCTGCGAAAGCTGACCTCCTCGCGGGCTTCACCGCGGAGCGCGACATGGGCACCGAAGGCGCGAAGTGCGCCGACGTGGCCGTGCGCAATGCCATCAATCACGGCGAGATCCCCGGCCCACGCATGCGAGTCTCGTGCAACGCCATCGACATCCTCGGCGGCCACGAAGACGCCATCGGCTTCAACCCCGAACAGCATGTGCTCTCGAACGCCGACTTCGCCAACAACGAAGCCGAGCTCATCCCGCTTATGCGCGAGCAGCACAAAGAAGGCTCCGACTTCTTCAAGCTCTACGAGACCGGCAAGGACTCTCTCGTCGGCGATGAGTTCCACTCGCCGTATCAGTACACCGAAGCAGAGCTCGCCGCCGCTGTTGCCGAAGCGCATCGCATGGGCACGACCGTCGGCGTGCACTGCACCAGCGACCCCGGCGCGCTCTACGCCGCCAGAGCAGGCGTCGCGTCCATCGACCACGCCGACCAGCTTTCGCCCGAGACCATGAAGCTTATGCGTGAGAAGAACATCTTCGCCGTGCCCACCTTCGCGGTTGTCGAATACTTCGCCGCGCACGCCGAGAAGCCCGCCTCCGCCGCGCGTCTCAAGGCGATGGACGCCTATCACCGCGAGCAGTTCAAGAAGCAACTCGCCGCAGGTGTTCCCTTTGCGGTCGGCTCCGATGTTGGCCCCTTCCCGCACGGCACGCAGGCGCGCGAGTACGAACTGATGGCCGAGTACGGCATGACAAACGCGCAGGTGCTGCACGCGGGCCTCATCAATGGCGCCAAGCTCCTCGGCTGGGCCGACAGCATCGGCCAACTCAAGCCGGGCTTCTACGCCGACATCATCGCCGTCCCCGGCGATCCGCTCACGAACATCCACGTCCTCACCACACCCACCTTCGTAATGAAGAACGGCGACGTCATCCGCGATAAATAA
- a CDS encoding ABC-F family ATP-binding cassette domain-containing protein — protein MPPILSAQSVSKKFGATPLFSDVSFTVSDGDRIGLIGPNGAGKSTLLAVLGGEMEPDSGDVSRRKRARVAYVRQISEYAAGKSVRQVVERALAEADVPSEEREQRLRETLGRAGFDEFTAEAATLSGGWRKRLAIVEAMAVAPDVMLLDEPTNHLDLEGIEWLEGVLKTSNMAVVVISHDRYFLENVAKDIIELSRVYAEGLLRVRGGYSKFLEGREQYMEAQSKMQEGLRNRVKTEIEWLRRGPKARATKAKARIDNAHELIGKLAEVDSRTRTSSAGIAFDATDRQTKRLVEFEGVNITLGDKKIVEGLTFGLSNGMKLGLVGPNGSGKTTILRAMTGELAVNAGTVKRAANLRVVYFSQRREIDESLTLRRALAPDSDGVVYQGAVVHVASYAAKFLFTGEQLNQPVARLSGGERARVLLAKLMLELADVLVLDEPTNDLDIPTLEILEEALLEFKGALVLVTHDRYLLDRVSNTVLGLDGKGKAQVFADYMQWEEWKERSGELTGTQSGDLPKEASAKPAASSSKKKLSYMEQREFDGIEAKVEAADERLDKARGAVEDPAVATDAAKLTTALAELEAAQAEHDAIYERWAELSEKAGV, from the coding sequence ATGCCTCCCATTCTCAGCGCCCAGAGTGTAAGTAAGAAGTTCGGGGCCACGCCCCTGTTTTCCGATGTTTCGTTCACCGTTTCGGATGGCGATCGCATTGGCCTGATCGGCCCGAACGGTGCCGGAAAGTCGACGCTGCTGGCTGTGCTCGGCGGTGAGATGGAGCCGGACAGCGGTGATGTGTCGCGCCGCAAGCGTGCGCGTGTCGCGTACGTTCGCCAGATCTCGGAGTATGCCGCAGGCAAGAGTGTTCGCCAGGTGGTTGAGCGCGCGCTGGCCGAAGCCGATGTGCCCAGCGAAGAGCGCGAGCAGCGTTTGCGCGAGACGCTGGGCCGTGCGGGTTTTGACGAGTTCACCGCAGAGGCGGCGACGCTGAGCGGTGGCTGGCGCAAGCGTCTTGCGATCGTAGAAGCGATGGCTGTTGCGCCTGACGTGATGCTGCTCGACGAGCCGACGAACCATCTTGACCTTGAAGGCATCGAGTGGCTTGAAGGCGTGTTGAAGACGAGCAACATGGCCGTCGTCGTGATTTCGCACGATCGCTACTTTCTCGAGAACGTGGCAAAGGACATCATCGAGTTGAGCCGCGTGTACGCCGAGGGGCTGCTGCGCGTGCGTGGCGGATACTCGAAGTTTCTCGAAGGCCGCGAGCAGTACATGGAAGCGCAGTCGAAGATGCAGGAAGGCTTGCGCAACCGCGTCAAGACGGAGATCGAGTGGCTCCGTCGCGGACCGAAGGCGCGTGCGACAAAAGCCAAGGCGCGCATCGACAACGCACATGAGTTGATCGGCAAACTCGCAGAGGTGGACTCGCGCACGCGCACATCGAGCGCAGGCATTGCGTTCGATGCCACGGATCGCCAGACGAAGCGACTCGTTGAGTTCGAGGGCGTGAACATCACGCTGGGTGACAAGAAGATTGTCGAAGGACTGACGTTTGGCTTGTCCAACGGCATGAAGCTTGGGCTGGTCGGGCCGAATGGCTCGGGGAAGACGACGATCTTGCGCGCGATGACCGGCGAGCTTGCCGTAAACGCTGGCACGGTGAAGCGTGCGGCGAATCTGCGCGTAGTGTACTTCTCGCAGCGCCGCGAGATTGACGAGTCGTTGACGTTGCGTCGTGCGCTCGCACCGGATTCCGATGGTGTGGTGTATCAGGGCGCGGTGGTGCATGTTGCGAGCTATGCGGCGAAGTTTTTGTTCACCGGCGAGCAGTTGAACCAGCCTGTGGCGCGCTTGAGCGGTGGCGAGCGTGCGCGCGTGTTGCTGGCGAAGTTGATGCTCGAGCTTGCGGATGTGCTGGTGCTTGATGAACCGACGAACGACCTTGATATCCCGACGCTCGAGATTCTCGAAGAGGCGTTGCTGGAGTTTAAGGGCGCGCTCGTATTGGTGACGCATGATCGCTATCTGCTCGATCGCGTCTCGAACACGGTGCTGGGTCTGGATGGTAAGGGCAAGGCGCAGGTCTTTGCGGACTACATGCAGTGGGAAGAGTGGAAGGAACGCAGCGGCGAGTTGACCGGCACGCAGAGCGGCGATCTGCCGAAGGAAGCCTCGGCAAAGCCTGCGGCAAGCAGCTCGAAGAAGAAGCTCTCGTACATGGAGCAACGCGAGTTCGATGGCATTGAAGCGAAGGTGGAAGCGGCCGATGAGCGCCTGGACAAGGCGCGCGGCGCGGTGGAAGATCCCGCGGTGGCGACCGACGCGGCGAAGCTGACGACTGCGTTGGCGGAGCTGGAAGCCGCGCAGGCCGAGCACGATGCGATCTACGAACGTTGGGCAGAGCTGAGCGAAAAGGCTGGCGTTTAG